The following are from one region of the Gammaproteobacteria bacterium genome:
- the rpmG gene encoding 50S ribosomal protein L33, giving the protein MREKIKLESSAGTGHFYTTTKNKRAKPEKLEIMKFDPVARKHVKYKETKLK; this is encoded by the coding sequence ATGCGTGAAAAAATAAAACTTGAATCCTCAGCAGGTACAGGGCATTTTTATACAACCACTAAAAATAAACGTGCAAAGCCTGAGAAACTAGAAATAATGAAATTTGATCCTGTTGCAAGAAAGCACGTTAAGTACAAAGAAACAAAGCTTAAATAA
- a CDS encoding rRNA large subunit pseudouridine synthase E, translating into MPRLILFNKPYGVICQFTPESEHQSLKDFIPLPDFYPAGRLDADSEGLVLLTDNGKLQQQLSDPKFKLPKTYWVQVEGKPDEAALNQLRQGVILKDFRTQPAQADLIDEPSGLWQRIPPIRYRKNIATTWISLIVTEGKNRQVRRMTAAVLFPTLRLIRYAIGKYTLQGLAPGEWRLLRDV; encoded by the coding sequence ATGCCGCGGTTAATTCTGTTCAACAAACCCTATGGTGTGATTTGTCAATTTACACCGGAAAGCGAGCACCAATCACTCAAAGATTTTATTCCATTACCGGACTTTTACCCGGCGGGCAGATTGGATGCGGACAGCGAAGGCTTGGTATTGTTAACGGACAATGGAAAGCTGCAACAGCAATTGAGCGATCCGAAATTTAAACTACCCAAAACCTATTGGGTTCAGGTCGAAGGTAAGCCGGATGAAGCGGCACTCAACCAGCTTCGTCAGGGCGTGATTCTGAAAGATTTTAGAACCCAACCGGCTCAAGCTGATCTAATCGATGAACCTAGCGGTTTGTGGCAGCGTATTCCACCCATCCGTTACCGGAAAAATATTGCTACGACTTGGATTTCCCTGATTGTTACTGAAGGTAAAAATCGCCAAGTAAGGCGAATGACGGCGGCAGTGCTGTTTCCTACACTGCGGTTGATTCGTTATGCCATCGGCAAATATACGCTGCAAGGTCTTGCACCGGGAGAGTGGCGTTTATTGCGCGATGTCTGA
- a CDS encoding GldG family protein produces MAELDKKLQRHYRAHSWLFAVLLLALVFLLGYLAQQTRQQWDVSQNGRNSLSEASIEILQKLQGPVQVTAYASEQDAQLGDIRQIITDFIALYQRLKPDLSLTFIDPVEQPVLAQEADIQVNGELVIRFNQKIEHLTAINEQAFSNVLMRLARGEDKWVVELSGHGERRLDGSANYDLGEFGRHLRTNGFSSQQLNLAIQPDIPAAHASTLLIASPQTDLLPGEVEKLLDYIDRGGNLLWLVDQESLRGLLPLTEKLRLTLTPGVVADPQAAQLKAPITFALGAIYGPHAITSDFNYITVFPFARQLMLDENEEWHSVILVEAAPQGWIETGDLNGEIVFDQDADVPGPASIAVAMSRNIQDREQRIVVVGSGHFLANTYLGNGSNLDFGINLINWLTGDEELIMIQPRATLDSSLVLSELELTLIAVGFLIVLPLLFLASGIVIWWRRRRK; encoded by the coding sequence ATGGCTGAACTGGATAAAAAACTGCAGCGGCATTACCGGGCGCACAGTTGGCTCTTTGCCGTTTTGCTCCTGGCGCTGGTTTTTTTGCTGGGTTATCTTGCGCAGCAGACACGGCAGCAATGGGATGTCAGCCAGAACGGGCGTAATAGCTTGAGTGAAGCGAGCATCGAAATCCTGCAGAAACTGCAGGGACCGGTGCAAGTAACCGCATATGCTTCCGAGCAGGATGCGCAACTGGGCGATATCCGCCAGATCATCACCGACTTTATCGCACTGTATCAGCGCCTAAAACCGGATCTTTCCTTGACATTTATCGATCCGGTGGAACAGCCCGTTCTGGCGCAGGAAGCGGATATTCAAGTCAATGGTGAACTGGTCATCCGCTTCAATCAGAAGATCGAGCATTTGACGGCGATCAACGAGCAAGCATTCTCCAATGTTTTGATGCGACTGGCGCGCGGAGAAGATAAGTGGGTTGTCGAGTTGAGCGGTCATGGCGAACGCAGGCTTGACGGCAGCGCCAATTACGATCTTGGGGAATTCGGCCGTCATCTGCGCACCAATGGCTTTAGCAGTCAACAGCTCAATCTTGCCATTCAGCCGGATATTCCCGCTGCACATGCCAGCACGTTGCTGATTGCTTCGCCGCAAACCGATTTGCTGCCGGGAGAGGTGGAGAAATTGCTGGATTATATCGATCGCGGCGGTAATTTGCTGTGGTTAGTCGATCAGGAATCGTTGCGCGGCTTGCTGCCTTTGACAGAAAAATTGCGGCTGACGCTGACGCCCGGTGTCGTTGCCGATCCGCAAGCGGCACAGCTCAAAGCGCCGATCACTTTCGCGCTCGGTGCAATTTACGGGCCGCATGCGATAACCAGCGATTTTAATTACATCACCGTATTTCCCTTTGCCCGCCAGCTCATGCTGGATGAGAATGAAGAATGGCATAGCGTTATTCTGGTTGAGGCGGCACCGCAAGGGTGGATTGAAACCGGGGATTTGAACGGAGAAATTGTTTTTGATCAGGATGCGGATGTGCCGGGGCCGGCCAGTATTGCGGTGGCGATGTCGCGCAATATTCAGGATCGCGAGCAGCGCATCGTTGTTGTCGGTAGCGGGCATTTTCTGGCGAATACGTATCTCGGCAACGGCAGTAATCTGGATTTCGGCATTAACTTGATCAATTGGCTGACCGGCGATGAAGAGTTGATCATGATTCAGCCGCGCGCAACGCTGGATAGCAGCCTGGTTTTAAGTGAACTCGAACTCACACTGATTGCGGTGGGTTTTCTGATTGTGCTGCCGCTGCTGTTCCTGGCCAGCGGGATCGTGATCTGGTGGCGCCGCCGGAGAAAATAA
- the mutM gene encoding bifunctional DNA-formamidopyrimidine glycosylase/DNA-(apurinic or apyrimidinic site) lyase, with amino-acid sequence MPELPEVETTRRGIAPHLTGKTIAQAVIRNHRLRWPVPGELPALLPGLTIRTVTRRAKYLLLDCAAGTLLVHLGMSGSLRILSAKSEHDSQYPQKHDHFDLILHDQTILRLRDPRRFGAVLWHVGDVWQHPLLLNLGPEPLTADFSAAQLFEKTRGSRTGIKQTLMNHHVVVGVGNIYANEALFLAGINPKTAAGRIALARYEILVQAVKQTLQRAIEAGGSTLRDFVHSDGSSGYFQQQYWVYGRAGQSCKKCGGVIKHIRQGQRSSFYCPACQH; translated from the coding sequence ATGCCGGAATTGCCGGAAGTCGAAACAACGCGGCGCGGAATCGCACCTCATTTGACCGGAAAAACGATTGCACAAGCCGTTATCCGCAATCACCGGTTGCGCTGGCCGGTGCCGGGTGAATTGCCGGCACTATTGCCGGGATTGACCATCCGGACGGTAACGCGGCGTGCCAAGTACCTGTTGCTGGATTGCGCTGCGGGAACGTTGCTCGTTCATTTGGGAATGTCGGGAAGTTTACGTATACTTTCAGCAAAATCAGAGCATGATAGTCAGTATCCGCAAAAGCATGACCATTTTGATCTGATTCTACATGATCAAACGATTTTGCGATTGCGCGATCCGCGTCGTTTTGGCGCAGTGTTATGGCATGTAGGCGATGTTTGGCAGCATCCGCTGTTGCTGAATCTCGGACCGGAGCCTTTGACCGCGGATTTCAGCGCAGCGCAATTGTTTGAGAAAACCAGGGGTAGCCGTACCGGCATTAAACAGACCTTGATGAATCATCACGTCGTGGTGGGTGTCGGTAATATTTATGCCAACGAAGCTTTGTTTCTGGCTGGTATCAATCCTAAAACCGCCGCTGGCAGAATTGCCTTGGCGCGTTATGAAATACTGGTGCAGGCGGTGAAGCAAACGCTGCAGCGGGCGATTGAGGCGGGAGGCAGCACGCTGCGCGATTTTGTCCACAGCGACGGAAGTTCGGGTTATTTTCAGCAGCAATATTGGGTTTATGGACGGGCAGGCCAATCGTGCAAAAAATGCGGAGGTGTCATCAAACATATCAGGCAAGGCCAGCGCTCCAGCTTTTATTGCCCGGCATGCCAGCACTGA
- the sixA gene encoding phosphohistidine phosphatase SixA: MELILWRHAEAEDGFPDMARQLTERGRDQAKRMADWLKPKLPENTRIIVSPARRTQQTAMALDSDFATEDAIGPGASAHAVLAVAGWPDTRGAVVIVGHQPTLGEIASYLIPVIPAGLRVKRGSVWWIRGKEKDGAVEPQLHAVIYPEML; encoded by the coding sequence ATGGAATTGATTTTGTGGCGTCATGCCGAGGCTGAAGATGGTTTTCCGGATATGGCCCGGCAGTTGACAGAAAGGGGGCGCGATCAGGCAAAACGCATGGCGGATTGGCTCAAACCAAAATTGCCGGAAAATACACGGATAATCGTCAGTCCGGCACGCCGGACTCAGCAGACGGCAATGGCACTGGATTCCGATTTTGCAACCGAAGATGCGATAGGTCCGGGCGCCAGCGCCCATGCTGTTCTGGCCGTGGCTGGCTGGCCTGACACGCGCGGTGCGGTCGTGATAGTCGGTCATCAACCAACATTAGGTGAAATCGCCAGCTATCTGATTCCGGTTATTCCTGCCGGCTTGCGTGTTAAAAGAGGCTCAGTCTGGTGGATTCGAGGTAAAGAAAAAGACGGCGCAGTTGAGCCTCAATTGCATGCCGTGATTTATCCTGAAATGTTATGA
- a CDS encoding ABC transporter ATP-binding protein, translated as MTDEAAALTLSAQNLWRNYDQLVAVHEVNLQLKRGEVLGLLGPNGAGKSTTLRMLTGNLAPSNGCIEICGIDLLAKPQEARAHLGFLPEIPPLYLDMTVDEYLRFAARLHRVNKESMKMALDNVKQRCGLEHRGKDLIGTLSKGYQQRAGIAQAIIHHPDVIILDEPTVGLDPNQMREIRQLIRELGTDSSVILSTHILSEVENVCDRVQVMHRGGVVFDQTMAELRQQGDNLEMVFTQLTQLV; from the coding sequence ATGACTGATGAAGCAGCAGCTTTAACCTTGTCGGCGCAGAATCTGTGGCGCAATTATGATCAGCTTGTCGCGGTGCATGAGGTTAATCTGCAATTAAAACGTGGCGAGGTGCTGGGATTGCTCGGACCCAACGGTGCGGGTAAATCCACCACGTTGCGCATGTTGACAGGTAATTTGGCACCGAGTAACGGCTGCATTGAGATTTGCGGTATCGATTTATTGGCGAAACCGCAGGAAGCCAGAGCGCATTTGGGTTTCTTGCCTGAGATTCCACCGCTTTACTTGGATATGACGGTGGATGAATATCTGCGGTTTGCCGCGCGGCTGCACCGAGTTAACAAAGAATCAATGAAGATGGCATTGGATAATGTGAAACAACGGTGCGGCCTGGAGCATCGCGGTAAGGATTTGATCGGTACCTTATCGAAAGGCTATCAGCAACGTGCCGGCATTGCGCAAGCCATCATTCATCATCCGGATGTGATTATTCTCGACGAACCGACAGTAGGTCTTGATCCCAATCAGATGCGCGAGATCCGTCAGTTGATCAGAGAACTGGGTACTGACAGCAGTGTGATTTTATCAACGCATATTCTATCCGAAGTTGAGAATGTCTGTGACCGGGTGCAGGTCATGCATAGAGGGGGCGTGGTATTCGACCAAACAATGGCGGAATTGCGCCAGCAGGGCGACAATCTCGAGATGGTTTTTACACAACTGACTCAGCTCGTTTAG
- a CDS encoding YggT family protein yields MSSQILVFLVDTILGLLSLALLLRFYFQLLRVPFYNSVSQFLIAVTDFMVRPARRFIPGWAGIDLSTLMLAWLLESIIVTSTFMAQGYDFEANIVTSLGVMGLLGIVEIIETTLYIVLLAIIMQAVLSWVNPHSPLAPLLDSFTSPFLAVFRRWIPPIANVDLSPLFVLILIQVLLMIVAGIHKEITLMLF; encoded by the coding sequence ATGTCCAGTCAGATCTTGGTTTTTCTTGTCGATACTATTCTGGGGTTGCTTTCCTTAGCGTTGTTGTTGCGTTTTTATTTTCAACTATTACGCGTTCCTTTCTACAACTCGGTCTCCCAGTTTCTCATTGCCGTGACTGATTTTATGGTACGCCCGGCGCGCCGGTTTATTCCGGGGTGGGCTGGAATCGATTTGTCGACGTTGATGCTGGCTTGGTTATTGGAAAGTATTATCGTAACCAGTACATTTATGGCACAGGGCTATGATTTTGAAGCGAACATTGTGACCTCGCTGGGAGTGATGGGGTTGCTGGGCATCGTCGAGATTATTGAAACGACGCTCTATATCGTGTTGCTGGCGATCATCATGCAAGCCGTTTTATCATGGGTTAATCCGCATAGCCCGTTAGCACCGCTGCTGGATAGCTTTACCAGTCCGTTCCTGGCTGTTTTCCGCAGATGGATTCCGCCGATCGCCAATGTCGATTTGTCTCCCTTGTTCGTGCTGATTTTAATTCAGGTGTTGTTGATGATCGTGGCCGGGATACATAAGGAAATCACCCTGATGCTTTTTTAA
- a CDS encoding YggU family protein, with the protein MGWHRYDEAKNLVLTLHIQPGAKNTAADGLHGEALKIKLAAPPVEGKANAALIKFLAERFDVPLSRVILKQGDRSRHKVIMIQQPAYGPEVLFSEAPD; encoded by the coding sequence ATGGGATGGCATCGGTATGATGAAGCGAAAAATCTTGTTTTGACGCTGCATATACAACCGGGGGCAAAAAATACCGCAGCGGACGGCTTGCATGGTGAAGCGCTGAAGATAAAACTCGCGGCACCGCCGGTTGAAGGCAAAGCAAATGCTGCATTGATAAAGTTTCTTGCTGAGCGGTTTGATGTGCCGCTTTCTCGCGTGATATTAAAGCAGGGGGATAGATCACGTCATAAAGTGATCATGATTCAGCAACCTGCATATGGTCCGGAGGTGCTATTTAGTGAGGCGCCAGACTGA
- a CDS encoding OmpA family protein, producing the protein MKKISAKNTLMGMILIPVMFSGAVLAQETVIDKDKTVKKPEAYGVDDRGVVARNTTGLCWRTGYWTPAMAIHECDPDLVKKPEDAAVAAPAAGAAAAKTAPEKITFSADALFDFDSAKLKPNGIQSLNEFVNGIKGIKYDTIIAVGYADRIGSDDYNKKLSIRRAESVKAHLVSRGVEPSRVFVDGKGEANPVTGNSCVGDKKTKALIECLAPDRRVEIEVAGTR; encoded by the coding sequence ATGAAGAAAATATCAGCTAAAAATACTCTCATGGGAATGATTCTTATACCAGTAATGTTTTCTGGTGCTGTTCTGGCACAAGAAACCGTTATCGATAAGGATAAAACGGTAAAAAAACCAGAAGCTTATGGTGTTGATGATCGCGGTGTAGTTGCAAGAAACACAACGGGTCTTTGCTGGCGCACCGGTTACTGGACACCGGCTATGGCGATTCACGAATGCGATCCGGATCTGGTCAAAAAACCGGAAGATGCAGCAGTCGCCGCCCCAGCCGCAGGTGCAGCAGCCGCTAAAACAGCACCGGAGAAAATTACATTTTCTGCTGATGCGTTATTTGACTTTGACAGTGCCAAACTTAAACCCAATGGCATTCAATCTTTGAATGAATTTGTTAATGGTATAAAAGGTATTAAGTACGATACCATCATCGCAGTCGGTTATGCCGATCGTATCGGATCTGATGACTATAACAAGAAGTTGTCGATACGCCGTGCTGAATCTGTCAAAGCTCATTTGGTTTCACGAGGCGTAGAGCCCAGCCGCGTCTTTGTCGATGGAAAAGGCGAAGCAAATCCCGTAACTGGAAATAGTTGTGTCGGCGACAAAAAAACCAAGGCATTGATTGAGTGCCTGGCACCGGATCGCCGTGTTGAAATCGAAGTAGCGGGTACCCGATAA
- a CDS encoding fatty acid desaturase yields the protein MISDFLTLISGVIDMPWWGYVVVTLVLTHITIASITIYLHRHSAHRALELHPIPSHFFRFWLWLTTGMVTKQWTAVHRKHHAKCETKDDPHSPVIYGIKKVLTEGSELYRMEAKNQETLKRYGYGTPDDWIERNVYTKHSAKGVALMLIINVILFGPIGLTIWAVQMMWAPIFAAGVINGVGHYFGYRNFRAEDASTNIVPWGILIGGEELHNNHHAYATSARLSNKWYEFDIGWLYIRTLEILGLAKVKKIAPKLRLNKAKTQCDSDTLQAVISHRYEVLAKYTKSLKMTFANEMVHLKEVAAQYGVDNTTLKRWILADSKTLQEHEREKLSHVLSNAKTLDKVYTMREELAEIWQRSTASTEELVKQLEDWCRRAEESGIEVLRIFSQRLRCYA from the coding sequence ATGATTTCTGATTTTTTAACATTGATATCGGGTGTGATTGATATGCCATGGTGGGGGTACGTTGTCGTCACCTTGGTTTTAACACATATCACCATTGCATCCATCACAATTTATCTTCATCGCCATTCAGCGCACAGAGCGTTGGAATTGCATCCGATACCCAGCCATTTTTTTCGCTTCTGGCTGTGGTTAACGACTGGAATGGTTACCAAACAATGGACGGCAGTTCATCGCAAGCACCATGCGAAATGTGAAACGAAAGACGATCCGCATAGCCCGGTCATTTATGGTATTAAGAAAGTTTTAACCGAAGGCTCGGAGCTGTACAGAATGGAAGCGAAGAATCAGGAGACTTTAAAAAGATACGGTTACGGTACACCTGATGATTGGATCGAGCGCAATGTTTATACCAAGCACAGTGCCAAAGGTGTTGCGCTGATGTTGATTATTAATGTGATTTTGTTTGGTCCCATTGGATTAACGATATGGGCGGTGCAAATGATGTGGGCGCCAATTTTTGCAGCAGGTGTTATCAATGGCGTTGGTCATTATTTTGGCTATCGTAATTTCCGTGCAGAAGATGCCAGTACCAATATTGTTCCATGGGGTATTTTAATCGGCGGTGAGGAGCTGCATAACAATCATCATGCTTATGCGACGTCCGCACGATTATCGAACAAATGGTATGAGTTCGATATCGGCTGGTTATATATTCGTACCCTGGAAATACTGGGGCTTGCGAAAGTTAAGAAAATTGCGCCGAAGCTGCGTCTTAATAAAGCAAAAACGCAGTGTGATTCGGATACATTGCAAGCTGTTATTTCTCATCGCTATGAGGTTCTAGCTAAGTATACGAAATCGTTGAAGATGACTTTTGCAAATGAAATGGTTCATTTGAAAGAAGTAGCGGCGCAATACGGCGTGGATAACACCACTTTGAAGCGCTGGATTTTAGCGGATTCTAAAACACTGCAGGAACATGAGCGTGAAAAGCTCAGTCACGTGTTGAGCAATGCCAAAACGCTGGACAAGGTTTATACCATGCGCGAAGAGCTGGCCGAAATCTGGCAGCGTTCTACGGCATCAACGGAAGAATTGGTTAAACAATTGGAAGACTGGTGCCGTCGTGCTGAAGAGAGCGGAATCGAAGTGTTAAGAATTTTTTCACAGCGATTACGCTGTTATGCGTAG
- a CDS encoding ABC transporter permease subunit, translating to MIATIIRKELHMLFISPLAWLLLALIQLVLAWVFLVRLDAFLEIQSQLLQIANPPGITEIIVSPVFMIAAVLLLMITPLLSMRLLAEERRNHTLTLLISAPVSIADIVLGKFLGLMLFFFAAIMLIVMLCFSLRIGGALDFGLLLSNTFGLLLLAACFAALGLYISSLTAQPVIAAVGSLGVLLGLWLTDLASNSAAGWLHYFSLLKHFSQFNQGLIDTFSIAYFILFTTTFLALTIRRLDGERLYG from the coding sequence ATGATTGCGACCATTATCCGTAAAGAGCTGCATATGTTGTTTATTTCGCCGCTCGCCTGGTTGTTGCTGGCGTTGATTCAACTTGTGCTGGCTTGGGTTTTTCTGGTGCGGCTGGATGCATTTCTCGAGATTCAATCGCAGTTGCTGCAAATTGCCAACCCGCCGGGGATTACCGAAATCATTGTGTCGCCGGTGTTTATGATCGCGGCGGTGCTGTTGTTGATGATTACGCCATTATTATCGATGCGTCTGTTGGCTGAGGAACGCCGCAACCATACGTTGACATTGCTGATTTCAGCACCCGTTTCGATCGCGGATATCGTGTTGGGCAAGTTTCTTGGCCTCATGCTGTTTTTTTTCGCTGCCATTATGCTCATTGTGATGTTGTGTTTTTCACTGCGCATCGGGGGTGCGCTGGATTTTGGCTTGTTGCTCAGCAACACGTTCGGTTTGTTATTGCTTGCGGCGTGTTTTGCTGCGCTCGGGCTCTATATTTCAAGTCTGACGGCGCAACCGGTCATTGCTGCGGTAGGTTCGCTGGGTGTGTTATTGGGATTGTGGTTGACCGATCTGGCTAGTAATTCAGCGGCTGGCTGGTTGCACTATTTTTCTCTATTGAAGCATTTCAGCCAGTTTAATCAAGGTCTGATCGATACCTTCAGTATCGCCTATTTTATTCTGTTCACGACTACGTTCCTGGCGCTGACAATCCGTCGGCTGGATGGGGAGCGGTTGTATGGCTGA
- a CDS encoding pyrroline-5-carboxylate reductase — MNITFIGGGNMASALINGLLQQGYGTEQLRVVEINAENRDKLKQSFGISAVADLAGGIVNSDAIVLSVKPQQLFELAQKLAPLLNNQLIISIAAGICAADLMRWLGGYRRVVRAMPNTPSLVRSGVTGLYAAAGNSESDKENAESILAAVGSTLWVDDEEMLHAVTAISGSGPAYVFYFIEAMQQAAIELGLTPSQARQLSLQTFAGASKLASASDEDAATLRARVTSKGGTTEQAILAMEKNDIKCKIIAAIHAASRRSRELSDEFSKI; from the coding sequence ATGAACATTACATTTATTGGCGGTGGTAACATGGCATCCGCTTTAATCAACGGATTACTACAGCAAGGCTATGGTACGGAGCAATTGCGCGTGGTCGAGATCAATGCGGAAAACCGCGACAAGCTAAAGCAATCATTCGGTATTTCGGCGGTGGCCGATCTTGCCGGTGGTATAGTCAATAGCGATGCCATTGTATTATCCGTCAAACCGCAACAGTTATTCGAATTGGCGCAGAAACTGGCGCCGCTATTGAATAATCAATTGATCATATCGATTGCCGCGGGAATTTGTGCAGCCGACCTGATGCGCTGGCTGGGCGGCTACCGGCGGGTGGTGCGCGCGATGCCCAATACGCCGTCGCTGGTACGTTCCGGTGTTACCGGTCTGTATGCAGCCGCTGGTAATAGTGAATCGGATAAAGAAAATGCTGAATCGATTCTTGCCGCGGTGGGGTCGACACTTTGGGTCGACGATGAGGAAATGCTGCATGCCGTGACAGCGATTTCCGGTAGCGGACCGGCTTATGTTTTCTACTTTATCGAAGCGATGCAACAGGCGGCGATAGAATTGGGCTTAACGCCGTCTCAGGCCCGGCAGCTCAGTTTGCAGACATTCGCCGGCGCCAGCAAGCTGGCTAGTGCGAGCGATGAAGATGCGGCGACATTGCGTGCCCGGGTGACCTCGAAAGGCGGCACGACCGAACAAGCAATACTCGCTATGGAAAAAAATGATATTAAGTGTAAGATCATAGCTGCCATTCATGCTGCCAGCAGACGCTCGCGGGAATTAAGCGATGAGTTCAGCAAAATATAG
- the rpmB gene encoding 50S ribosomal protein L28 produces the protein MARVCEVTGKKPMSGHNVSHANNKTKRRFLPNLQRRRFWVESENRWISLRLTNAALRTIDKNGIDAVLAKLRAEGKDI, from the coding sequence ATGGCACGAGTATGTGAAGTAACTGGCAAAAAACCAATGTCAGGTCATAATGTTTCTCACGCAAACAACAAAACCAAAAGACGTTTCCTACCAAATCTGCAACGCCGCCGGTTTTGGGTTGAGAGCGAGAATCGCTGGATTAGCTTACGATTAACGAATGCCGCATTGCGCACTATTGATAAAAATGGTATCGATGCGGTATTGGCAAAATTGCGTGCTGAAGGTAAAGATATCTAA
- the radC gene encoding DNA repair protein RadC, with protein MAITNWPVSERPREKLLQKGVNALSDTELLAIFLRTGITGKSAVDLARELLSHFGSLANIFAASQTSFCQIPGMGSAKYAQLQAVLEMARRTLSEELKSGNAMNSPDLVRDFLRLTLTNKQHEVFIGIFLDTKNHTIATEELFSGTLTQTSVYPREVVKRALYHNAAAIIFAHNHPSGVAEPSHADKVLTQSLKQALTIIDVKVLDHFIVGNGTAFSFAENDLI; from the coding sequence ATGGCAATTACAAATTGGCCGGTATCCGAACGGCCGCGTGAAAAATTATTACAAAAAGGCGTGAATGCTCTTTCAGACACCGAGCTTCTGGCTATTTTTCTGCGTACCGGAATTACAGGAAAAAGTGCTGTCGATTTAGCGCGGGAGCTACTTTCACATTTTGGCAGCTTGGCCAATATATTTGCAGCCAGTCAAACCAGTTTCTGCCAAATACCGGGAATGGGCAGTGCAAAATATGCGCAACTGCAAGCCGTTCTGGAAATGGCACGCCGCACACTGAGCGAAGAACTGAAAAGCGGTAACGCAATGAATTCTCCCGATCTGGTCCGGGATTTTCTGCGTTTAACTCTGACAAACAAGCAGCATGAAGTATTTATCGGTATTTTTCTAGACACCAAGAATCACACCATCGCTACTGAAGAATTATTCAGCGGCACGCTGACACAAACCAGTGTTTACCCTCGTGAAGTTGTTAAACGTGCGTTATATCATAATGCCGCTGCAATTATCTTCGCGCATAATCATCCCTCCGGTGTCGCAGAACCCAGTCATGCCGACAAAGTATTGACGCAATCCTTAAAACAGGCATTGACTATAATCGATGTCAAAGTGCTGGATCACTTTATTGTGGGTAATGGTACTGCTTTCTCATTTGCTGAGAATGATTTAATTTGA
- a CDS encoding DUF4340 domain-containing protein, which yields MTHHTRLNLVMTVTIIGLIVFLYFKPQSSGNTEYPLTSGSVEAAQHVRIVKQQQETVLKRRDGHWYLVKPVQAWADDEKIGKILEILRARSQQRFPLADLGRFGLERPHVQLSIDNARFDFGGFAPTTHQQYVATGDYVYLLAPRYALALPRNTSDLINPGLLAPDEIPVKFELPHGEVEFYDAHWRVTPQHADDALNAETLHHWVRLWQSARAVELKTAAELTANFAENGLITIDLRDERKIRLKILQNQFSIVLLRIEEGIGYQFPLEAGRQLLDPSVFSAANSAR from the coding sequence ATGACGCACCACACGCGGCTCAATCTAGTCATGACGGTTACGATTATCGGTTTGATCGTGTTTCTCTATTTCAAACCGCAATCCTCAGGCAACACGGAATATCCGCTGACGAGCGGCTCCGTCGAGGCTGCGCAACACGTGCGCATCGTCAAACAGCAGCAAGAAACGGTGCTCAAGCGGCGAGACGGCCATTGGTATTTGGTAAAACCGGTACAAGCCTGGGCTGACGATGAAAAGATTGGAAAGATTCTGGAAATTCTCCGGGCGCGGAGCCAGCAGCGCTTTCCACTGGCCGATTTGGGGCGTTTTGGCTTGGAGCGCCCGCATGTGCAATTATCGATAGACAATGCGCGCTTTGATTTTGGCGGATTTGCCCCGACCACTCACCAGCAATATGTAGCAACCGGCGATTATGTATATTTGCTGGCGCCGCGCTATGCACTAGCATTGCCGCGCAACACCAGCGATTTGATTAACCCCGGATTGCTCGCGCCCGATGAAATTCCGGTTAAATTTGAGTTGCCGCATGGCGAGGTGGAATTTTACGATGCGCATTGGCGCGTGACACCGCAGCATGCGGACGATGCATTGAATGCGGAAACGCTGCACCATTGGGTTCGATTGTGGCAAAGTGCGCGTGCTGTTGAACTGAAAACGGCAGCCGAGTTGACTGCCAATTTTGCCGAAAACGGCTTGATAACAATCGATCTGCGAGATGAACGGAAAATCAGGCTGAAAATTCTGCAAAATCAGTTTTCAATCGTCTTGTTGCGCATCGAAGAAGGGATCGGCTATCAATTTCCGCTCGAAGCAGGGCGGCAACTGCTCGATCCTTCTGTGTTTTCTGCCGCAAATAGCGCTCGGTAG